Proteins encoded together in one Vanessa tameamea isolate UH-Manoa-2023 chromosome 30, ilVanTame1 primary haplotype, whole genome shotgun sequence window:
- the LOC113391723 gene encoding THAP domain-containing protein 1-like: MTYCALKGCPNSSHDTQEHQNITFHVFPTDPIIAGRWVEQIRLNHKEEYWQPNKYTNVCSIHFDESQTYTTNGGLCKLRQTAIPTKRLYIVCKEENQDSDPHEPDKVQDFICKEERLDIDDQYDPHEPDKLLDAWSKEDDEKSYFRICTPSSPQKIIKSGLLCNEANGDNVTLTSAHQKTKKCMCNVVHTSKKLMPTDSDTEFECIFDSERNDKLRRKLEKKIKIHAKQSLQIKNLQQKVRRLIKKNSTLQNKLDKLTQGNEKKKVNKNKVKKENK; this comes from the exons atgaCTTACTGTGCATTGAAAGGTTGTCCCAACTCATCACATGATACCCAGGAGCATCAGAACATAACGTTTCACGT ATTTCCTACTGATCCGATAATTGCTGGTCGGTGGGTGGAACAAATAAGACTAAATCATAAGGAAGAATATTGGCAGcccaataaatatacaaatgtatgttCAATACATTTCGATGAAAGTCAAACGTATACTACAAATGGTGGCTTATGCAAATTACGCCAGACTGCGATACCGACAAag AGGCTGTATATCGTTTGCAAAGAAGAAAATCAAGACAGTGATCCTCATGAGCCGGATAAAGTACag GATTTTATTTGCAAAGAAGAACGCCTGGATATAGATGACCAGTATGATCCTCACGAGCCGGATAAGCTCCTG GATGCATGGTCCAAAGAAGACGatgaaaaatcttattttagaaTTTGTACACCTTCATCACCTCAGAAGATCATCAAGTCG GGTTTATTGTGTAACGAAGCCAATGGTGATAACGTAACTCTGACATCTGCGCACCAAAAGACCAAAAAATGCATGTGCAACGTTGTCCATACGTCCAAGAAATTG ATGCCTACAGACAGCGATACGGAATTCGAATGTATTTTCGATTCGGAACGAAATGATAAGCTGCGGAGAAAACTAGAAAAAAAGATCAAGATTCACGCGAAACAATCATTGCAAATAAAGAATTTGCAACAAAAAGTTcgtcgtttaataaaaaaaaattcaactctaCAAAATAAACTCGATAAACTTACACAGggaaatgaaaagaaaaaagttaacaaaaataaGGTCAAGAaggaaaataaatga